In Flavobacteriales bacterium, the following proteins share a genomic window:
- a CDS encoding T9SS type A sorting domain-containing protein → MKRYLFFFLFLCFAVELFAQAEAVSPLNGNFELQQKRKQYRSYPDIFIYEIDTINLPFMDDFSRDFFKSYNAQQGDPNVTTQLYYHLYDASGTVALNDTVKYMNSVTYYIEYDTINGDTVQINTPLDSIQITINDLTAYPIVGTLEWVYPRYYIIDTLWLPSSPDTIWIPNPNVVQDSVYVNFVSSVGDISLWQDRYVYRNNRYPIGPPTIGVATFDGLDENGYPYDFINTTLTGYCDYLTSKPINLDLKPGNIPYTAADSVYLSFFYQPTGRGNQPEAGDSLILEFWSPSVATWYQQWASPGALSDETFKQVLIPITDNLFFEDGFMFRFKNKGNLSGSLDHWHIDYVYLNSTRNIHDTIRPDVAFVYDVVSILKDYSRMPWTHYQWNPAGYMADTLSVYQRNNDDVAKIVVAQQMEISYQGTPQGTITSPNIPSVSSYSNFSSLYDIGASAFVFDTSLADECKVLFDVAVSFNPGSNFQPNDTLYFQQYFGDEYAYDDGSAEAAYGPQAANAKLAYKFSIPNQDTLRSVRIHFEPSVNNVSGHPFFLTVWDGTGPGTTPGNVLSANTTFHFPTYEDSLNGFTEYALDVPVAISGTFFVGWRQLDGDKLNIGFDYNTNAQNKIMYNVSGSWVQTGFQGALMMRPVFDRCIGDVTSVTVLNKQEIDLSIWPNPSQSAVNIEANVLNAQLSIYDLSGRIIRTEVFNGRTSFDVSEFSNGFYIVEIVSQDGIRGSKKIVVQH, encoded by the coding sequence ATGAAACGGTATTTATTTTTCTTCCTCTTTTTGTGTTTCGCTGTTGAACTATTTGCACAAGCCGAAGCAGTTTCTCCTTTGAACGGCAATTTCGAATTGCAGCAAAAGAGAAAACAATACAGGTCTTATCCCGACATTTTCATTTATGAAATCGATACGATTAATCTTCCGTTTATGGACGATTTCAGTCGCGATTTTTTTAAATCCTATAACGCTCAACAAGGAGATCCGAATGTAACTACTCAATTGTATTATCACTTGTACGATGCCTCCGGTACCGTTGCTTTAAACGATACCGTGAAATACATGAACTCAGTTACCTATTACATCGAATACGACACCATTAATGGTGATACGGTACAAATCAATACACCGCTCGATAGTATACAAATTACCATTAATGATTTAACAGCCTATCCGATTGTTGGAACATTGGAATGGGTATATCCGCGTTATTATATCATCGATACATTGTGGTTACCTTCATCGCCGGACACCATCTGGATTCCCAATCCGAATGTGGTTCAGGATTCGGTGTATGTCAACTTTGTATCCTCCGTTGGCGATATTTCACTCTGGCAGGATCGTTATGTTTACCGCAATAACCGTTATCCGATTGGACCACCCACCATTGGCGTTGCAACATTCGACGGACTCGATGAAAATGGATATCCCTACGATTTTATCAATACAACCTTAACGGGATATTGCGATTACCTCACTTCAAAACCCATCAATCTCGATTTAAAGCCGGGGAATATTCCTTATACGGCAGCAGATTCGGTTTATCTCAGCTTCTTTTATCAACCAACGGGAAGAGGAAATCAACCTGAAGCAGGCGATTCGCTTATTCTGGAATTTTGGTCGCCCAGCGTAGCAACCTGGTATCAGCAATGGGCGAGTCCCGGTGCATTAAGCGATGAAACCTTTAAGCAAGTATTAATTCCTATTACCGATAATTTATTTTTTGAAGACGGATTTATGTTCCGTTTCAAAAACAAAGGGAATTTGTCGGGAAGTCTGGACCATTGGCATATTGACTATGTATACCTGAACAGCACCCGAAACATACACGATACCATTCGTCCGGATGTAGCTTTTGTTTATGATGTTGTTAGCATACTGAAAGATTATTCCAGAATGCCATGGACGCATTACCAATGGAATCCTGCAGGATATATGGCAGATACCTTATCGGTTTATCAGCGAAACAATGATGATGTAGCAAAAATTGTGGTCGCCCAGCAAATGGAAATCTCTTATCAGGGAACTCCGCAAGGCACGATTACTTCACCCAATATTCCAAGTGTAAGCAGCTACTCCAATTTTTCTTCGTTGTATGATATCGGCGCCAGTGCATTTGTGTTTGATACTTCATTGGCCGACGAATGCAAAGTTCTTTTTGATGTAGCGGTATCCTTTAATCCCGGAAGTAATTTTCAACCCAACGATACCCTTTACTTTCAACAATATTTTGGCGATGAATATGCTTATGACGATGGTTCTGCCGAAGCCGCTTATGGTCCGCAAGCCGCCAATGCAAAACTCGCTTATAAATTCAGTATTCCCAATCAGGATACCTTACGGTCGGTGCGTATCCATTTTGAACCATCGGTGAATAATGTTAGCGGACACCCCTTCTTCCTCACGGTATGGGATGGAACGGGACCGGGAACTACACCTGGAAATGTATTGAGTGCAAATACAACATTTCATTTCCCCACCTATGAAGATTCCTTAAATGGATTTACGGAATATGCATTGGATGTACCGGTGGCAATAAGCGGAACTTTTTTTGTGGGATGGCGACAACTGGATGGTGATAAATTAAATATCGGTTTCGACTACAACACCAATGCGCAAAATAAAATCATGTACAATGTTTCCGGAAGTTGGGTTCAAACCGGATTTCAGGGAGCACTCATGATGCGTCCCGTTTTCGATCGTTGCATTGGAGATGTAACCTCTGTTACGGTATTGAATAAACAAGAAATTGATTTATCCATTTGGCCCAACCCTTCACAAAGTGCAGTAAATATTGAAGCGAATGTGTTGAATGCACAACTTTCTATTTATGATTTATCCGGAAGAATTATTCGCACGGAAGTTTTTAATGGAAGAACATCATTTGATGTAAGTGAATTCTCCAATGGATTTTACATCGTTGAAATTGTTTCTCAGGACGGAATTCGCGGAAGCAAAAAAATTGTAGTGCAGCATTAA
- a CDS encoding PASTA domain-containing protein produces the protein MNFLFLSPGDGIITDSALFYFRFVGIEVIFVIHIPNMRTLGNIGRFLISLQFLKHVGLGLLTMVLLFYGTMWYLKSYTRFGEENYISVPSLVGMNMNEVEGKLSPIGLKFTVDSVATDKFPKGTVIAQDPGPTDSTGQFVKADRTIYITVVSLAPLMVSMPDLVYKSKKHAEGILRIVGLKVKYTYKPYSDCKDCVIEQKFKNRPITAGDKVEKGSTIELVLGQGKGGGNEVVPDLMGKTIDEANSSLNTVALSLYSASCEGCVTRKDSLQARIYRQSPGAGSEAASGSEVTVWRSMDPEKIQKP, from the coding sequence GTGAATTTCCTTTTTTTATCACCCGGTGATGGAATTATTACTGACTCTGCTCTTTTTTACTTCCGTTTTGTGGGAATTGAGGTTATATTTGTCATTCACATCCCGAATATGCGTACGCTTGGAAATATTGGTCGTTTTCTGATTTCGCTTCAGTTCCTGAAACATGTGGGCCTTGGCTTGCTTACCATGGTCCTGCTTTTTTACGGCACCATGTGGTACCTGAAAAGCTATACCCGTTTCGGGGAAGAAAACTATATTTCCGTGCCTTCGCTGGTGGGAATGAATATGAATGAGGTGGAAGGAAAATTGTCGCCCATTGGATTAAAATTTACGGTGGACTCCGTTGCTACCGACAAATTCCCAAAGGGAACGGTCATTGCTCAGGATCCGGGTCCGACCGATTCTACAGGTCAGTTCGTTAAGGCCGACCGTACTATTTACATCACTGTTGTTTCGCTTGCCCCGCTAATGGTTTCCATGCCGGATCTTGTGTACAAATCGAAAAAACATGCCGAAGGAATTTTGCGGATTGTGGGACTAAAAGTGAAATACACCTACAAACCTTATTCGGATTGTAAGGACTGCGTCATTGAACAAAAATTCAAAAATCGCCCCATCACCGCCGGCGACAAGGTGGAAAAAGGCTCTACCATTGAGCTGGTTTTGGGTCAGGGTAAAGGGGGAGGAAACGAAGTGGTGCCCGATTTAATGGGTAAGACAATAGATGAAGCAAATTCGAGTTTAAATACTGTTGCGCTTAGCTTGTATTCGGCCAGCTGCGAAGGTTGTGTTACCCGGAAGGATTCCCTCCAGGCACGCATTTACCGCCAGTCGCCCGGTGCAGGTTCGGAAGCAGCCTCCGGTTCGGAAGTTACCGTATGGCGATCGATGGATCCGGAGAAAATTCAAAAGCCTTAA
- a CDS encoding D-alanine--D-alanine ligase has protein sequence MKKNIAVLMGGYSHEAQISMKSGETVLKHIDSEKYNTVKIVIDEKGWNAHFNEQVIPVDKNDFSVTRQGEKIKFDLAFVVIHGTPGEDGKLQAYFDMIGMKYTTSGVLPLALTFNKYACNTYLQQLGIRCAKSIRITRESSVNTNEIANEIGLPMFIKPSDGGSSFGVTKVKSKEEIESAIQTALEHGTEAVIESFVNGTEVTCGIYHLGGKTTVLYPTEIVSENEFFDFDAKYKGLSQEITPARISEELTELIRNTTKKVYHFLALKGLSRVDYIIQNGEPFLIEVNTVPGLSDASIIPQQARHSGIALRDLFGAMIEDALMR, from the coding sequence ATGAAAAAGAACATTGCCGTTTTAATGGGGGGATACTCACATGAAGCACAGATTTCGATGAAAAGCGGTGAAACGGTTTTAAAACATATTGATTCGGAAAAATACAATACGGTAAAAATTGTCATTGACGAAAAGGGATGGAATGCCCATTTCAATGAGCAGGTTATACCGGTTGACAAAAACGATTTCAGTGTCACCCGCCAGGGTGAAAAAATAAAATTCGATCTCGCCTTTGTTGTTATCCACGGCACCCCGGGTGAAGACGGAAAACTTCAGGCTTATTTCGATATGATCGGAATGAAATACACCACCTCAGGTGTGCTGCCATTGGCGTTGACCTTTAACAAATATGCCTGCAATACCTATTTACAACAACTGGGAATCCGCTGTGCAAAATCCATCCGAATCACGCGGGAAAGTTCCGTAAATACCAATGAAATTGCGAATGAAATCGGACTCCCGATGTTTATTAAACCCAGCGACGGAGGATCGAGTTTTGGAGTTACGAAAGTGAAATCGAAAGAGGAAATTGAATCTGCCATTCAAACTGCGCTTGAGCATGGAACTGAAGCCGTCATAGAATCATTCGTTAACGGCACCGAAGTGACATGCGGTATTTATCACCTGGGTGGAAAAACAACTGTGCTTTACCCTACAGAAATTGTTTCTGAAAACGAATTCTTCGATTTTGATGCGAAATACAAAGGACTTTCTCAGGAAATTACACCTGCACGAATCAGTGAAGAATTAACGGAACTCATTCGGAACACCACTAAAAAAGTGTATCATTTTCTTGCATTAAAAGGATTGTCGCGCGTTGATTACATCATCCAAAACGGTGAACCCTTTTTGATTGAAGTCAACACCGTACCCGGTTTATCCGATGCCAGTATCATTCCACAACAGGCTCGTCACTCCGGAATTGCACTTCGTGATTTATTCGGAGCAATGATTGAGGATGCATTAATGCGTTAA
- the rdgB gene encoding RdgB/HAM1 family non-canonical purine NTP pyrophosphatase: protein MKILLATQNRNKVKEIAELLDERFQLLDLNDFPVNEDLPETGDTFAANALQKARYVFDKFGIPTIADDSGIEADALNGAPGIYSARYAGEEKDPEKNMNKLLNEMAVHSNKTARFRCAMAFISEQGEYVFEGEIEGKIIPERRGNGGFGYDPVFIPEGYDLTFSELSSEVKNKISHRAIAMQKLVNFLTH, encoded by the coding sequence ATGAAGATCTTATTAGCTACACAAAACCGCAATAAGGTAAAGGAAATTGCCGAATTGCTTGACGAAAGGTTCCAATTGCTGGATTTAAACGACTTTCCGGTAAACGAAGATTTACCTGAAACGGGTGATACCTTTGCCGCGAATGCATTGCAGAAGGCGCGTTATGTCTTTGACAAATTCGGAATTCCCACCATTGCCGACGATTCGGGAATTGAAGCGGATGCCTTGAATGGTGCTCCGGGGATTTATTCGGCTCGTTATGCTGGCGAAGAAAAAGATCCGGAAAAAAATATGAATAAATTATTGAACGAAATGGCTGTTCACTCCAATAAAACAGCCCGTTTTCGTTGTGCCATGGCTTTTATTTCTGAGCAGGGTGAATATGTTTTTGAAGGCGAAATAGAAGGAAAAATCATTCCCGAACGAAGAGGGAATGGCGGATTTGGTTATGATCCGGTTTTTATTCCCGAGGGTTATGATTTGACCTTTTCTGAACTTTCTTCCGAGGTGAAAAATAAAATCAGTCACCGTGCAATTGCCATGCAAAAGCTGGTGAATTTCTTAACGCATTAA
- a CDS encoding sulfotransferase domain-containing protein, producing MIVGAQKAGTTSLLRYLGEHPELLAHNANEFSYFYSDSEYEQPYPDAVRSYFGTAVYTDRQLIAKHANLYTSETGLERLAKSNSECKLILLLREPVSRAYSSYQMEKLYQRVNFEFSDLVQYLKGEKRIEVEDWQMEAIVEYSQYDLQLEKILRFFPKEQIRILDFHLFSADPLPYCRSIFEWIGVEKDFYPRVRTIHNETRIARSQTYSKMIRNLLVEESIVRKIGEKIFPTRVRSAIGKKIRDSNKSGKTYDKIDEVSRHELQLYFQENIKRLEQLSGQTFSQWLN from the coding sequence ATGATTGTGGGTGCGCAAAAAGCAGGCACCACTTCATTGTTGCGTTATTTGGGAGAACATCCTGAATTATTAGCACACAATGCCAATGAATTTTCATATTTCTATTCCGATTCCGAATATGAACAACCCTACCCGGATGCCGTTCGCTCTTATTTTGGCACAGCCGTTTATACCGATCGCCAGCTGATTGCAAAACATGCCAACTTATATACTTCTGAAACGGGATTGGAACGATTAGCCAAATCGAATTCCGAATGCAAACTCATTTTGCTGCTGCGTGAACCTGTTAGCCGCGCTTATTCCAGTTACCAGATGGAAAAATTATATCAGCGGGTGAATTTTGAATTTTCAGATTTGGTTCAATACTTAAAAGGTGAAAAACGAATTGAAGTAGAAGATTGGCAGATGGAAGCAATTGTTGAATATTCGCAATACGATCTTCAGCTTGAAAAAATCCTGCGTTTTTTCCCTAAAGAACAAATCCGCATTCTCGATTTCCATCTTTTTTCTGCCGACCCTCTCCCCTATTGCCGTTCAATTTTTGAATGGATTGGCGTTGAGAAAGATTTTTATCCACGGGTACGAACCATTCACAACGAAACACGGATAGCGCGTTCGCAGACTTATTCAAAAATGATCCGGAATTTACTAGTAGAAGAAAGCATCGTACGTAAAATCGGAGAAAAAATATTTCCTACCCGTGTTCGAAGTGCAATTGGTAAAAAAATAAGAGACTCTAACAAATCCGGAAAAACATACGACAAAATCGACGAGGTCAGTCGGCACGAACTACAGCTTTATTTTCAGGAAAACATAAAACGCCTGGAACAATTAAGCGGACAAACTTTTTCGCAATGGCTGAACTGA
- a CDS encoding ABC transporter permease → MAELNKEYEIVPVSKFSFGAKELLRNRELLYFFIWRDIKIRYKQTLLGIAWVILQPLLLMMVFSYVLAARFNQDLNGIDYGTFVLGGLLMWNIFSSALANAGQGMVSNANIIKKIYFPRLIIPLSAVAVSLFDFLFATIIYIVVLIYYQTPIHFTGLLFLLPALILTATAALGSGSLIAALNVKYRDFRYILPFLIQTMMFVTPVFYPICSSCGISSYLFALNPMYAPVQLFRMHLEGSAIQAELIGISIAFNLILLMAGLIVFRKMESYFADIA, encoded by the coding sequence ATGGCTGAACTGAATAAGGAATACGAAATTGTTCCCGTTTCTAAATTCAGTTTTGGAGCGAAGGAACTCTTGCGCAACCGCGAGCTGTTGTATTTTTTCATTTGGAGAGATATTAAAATCCGCTACAAACAAACACTGTTAGGCATCGCCTGGGTTATTTTACAACCCTTACTCCTGATGATGGTTTTCAGCTATGTTTTAGCTGCCCGGTTTAATCAGGATTTAAACGGAATCGATTACGGAACATTTGTGTTGGGCGGACTCCTCATGTGGAATATTTTTTCTTCTGCATTGGCGAATGCGGGACAAGGAATGGTGAGTAATGCCAACATCATTAAAAAAATTTATTTCCCCCGCCTTATCATTCCCCTAAGCGCGGTAGCTGTTTCACTTTTCGATTTTCTTTTTGCTACGATAATTTACATTGTCGTTTTAATCTATTACCAAACACCCATTCATTTTACCGGATTACTTTTTCTGTTGCCTGCACTCATATTAACCGCCACAGCCGCATTGGGTAGTGGAAGTTTAATTGCAGCGCTGAATGTAAAATACCGCGACTTCAGATACATTCTCCCCTTTCTGATACAAACCATGATGTTTGTTACACCGGTTTTTTATCCGATTTGCAGCAGCTGTGGAATCAGTTCTTATCTTTTTGCACTTAATCCCATGTATGCTCCTGTGCAATTATTCCGGATGCATCTGGAAGGCTCAGCGATACAGGCGGAATTAATTGGAATAAGCATCGCTTTCAACCTGATTTTACTAATGGCGGGCTTAATCGTATTTCGAAAAATGGAATCTTATTTTGCCGACATCGCATGA
- a CDS encoding ABC transporter ATP-binding protein, with product MKPILEIQHISKKFRIRHESRSYLSLRDSFTELFRSNKSTTEEFFALKDIHFDVFPGDTIGIVGKNGAGKSTLLKILSRITPPSSGKIKCRGRMASLLEVGTGFHPELSGRENIYFNGSILGMKKQEIDRNFDAIVDFSGVEKFLDTPLKHYSSGMQLRLAFAVAAFLENEILVIDEVLAVGDAEFQKKCLGKMDEVSKSGRTILFVSHHLTSVEQLCSKSIYLQNGQLKNFDVTPTILSEYLNEIFHSGDDNNYLCTKARNEFSFQSIALDTNRFEWHESVTVRIKFQEEIVPSAIIGYALFAANGTRLFSEYKSVKELNIKNGLELILQLPKGILLPGNYYFGFAISLPGSHNLDLVENTCHFTISDEKGEFPFHPGIERGYLNIESHWNCTEQ from the coding sequence ATGAAGCCTATTCTCGAAATACAACATATCAGCAAAAAATTTCGGATACGGCATGAGTCCAGGTCTTATTTAAGCCTACGTGATTCTTTTACGGAATTATTCCGCAGCAACAAGAGTACGACGGAAGAATTTTTCGCACTCAAGGATATTCATTTTGATGTTTTTCCGGGTGATACGATTGGAATAGTCGGAAAAAACGGTGCAGGAAAATCAACATTATTAAAAATTTTATCACGCATTACTCCACCCAGCAGCGGAAAAATTAAATGCCGTGGAAGAATGGCATCCTTACTGGAAGTGGGAACGGGTTTTCATCCCGAATTAAGCGGAAGAGAAAATATTTATTTCAACGGTTCCATTCTCGGAATGAAAAAACAGGAGATTGACCGGAATTTTGATGCTATAGTGGATTTTTCCGGCGTTGAAAAATTTCTTGATACCCCATTAAAGCATTATAGCTCCGGTATGCAATTGCGACTGGCATTTGCTGTAGCCGCTTTTCTTGAAAACGAAATTCTTGTTATTGATGAAGTCCTTGCCGTTGGCGATGCAGAATTTCAGAAGAAATGTCTGGGAAAAATGGATGAAGTGAGCAAAAGTGGCAGGACCATATTGTTTGTTAGTCACCATCTAACCTCCGTTGAACAACTTTGTTCCAAATCCATTTACTTACAAAATGGTCAACTAAAAAATTTCGATGTTACACCTACCATTCTATCCGAATATTTAAATGAAATATTTCACTCGGGTGATGATAATAATTATCTGTGCACCAAAGCCCGGAATGAATTTTCATTTCAATCCATTGCATTAGATACAAATCGGTTTGAATGGCATGAGTCGGTAACTGTGCGGATTAAATTCCAGGAAGAAATTGTTCCTTCTGCAATTATTGGTTATGCATTATTTGCTGCGAACGGAACCCGTTTATTTTCGGAATACAAATCCGTTAAGGAATTAAACATAAAAAATGGATTGGAATTAATCCTCCAGCTTCCAAAAGGAATATTATTACCCGGAAATTATTATTTCGGATTCGCCATTAGTTTACCGGGGAGTCACAATTTAGATTTGGTGGAAAACACTTGTCATTTTACCATTAGCGATGAAAAAGGTGAATTTCCTTTTCATCCAGGAATTGAACGGGGGTATTTAAATATAGAAAGTCACTGGAATTGCACTGAACAATGA